Proteins from a genomic interval of Thermoanaerobacterium thermosaccharolyticum DSM 571:
- a CDS encoding MerR family transcriptional regulator, which yields MEKKYYKIEDVSIKTGLTKRAIRYYEDLKLIAPKRTDSGYRLYTDEDIDKIQKIISLKESLGFSLAEIKAALELDKNVKNILSGEPADITTIDNYIGMIKEQIKLIDEKSNKLLTAKQKFEELLLKLNKLKDQFKEADTI from the coding sequence ATGGAAAAAAAATATTACAAAATCGAAGATGTTTCAATAAAAACAGGGTTGACAAAAAGAGCGATACGATATTATGAAGACTTAAAGCTTATTGCACCCAAAAGAACCGATTCTGGTTATAGGTTATATACCGATGAAGATATTGATAAAATCCAAAAGATCATTTCATTAAAAGAATCCCTTGGTTTCAGTCTCGCTGAAATAAAAGCAGCACTTGAGCTTGATAAAAATGTCAAAAATATATTATCTGGTGAACCTGCTGATATAACAACAATTGATAACTACATCGGTATGATAAAAGAGCAAATTAAATTGATTGATGAAAAAAGTAATAAACTATTAACGGCAAAACAAAAATTTGAAGAACTTTTGCTAAAATTAAACAAGTTAAAAGACCAATTTAAGGAGGCAGACACAATATGA